The following proteins are encoded in a genomic region of Bacteroidia bacterium:
- a CDS encoding type IX secretion system membrane protein PorP/SprF — MKIFHNILLFFFILVSFVTNAQDPQFSQFYASPLYLSPSFAGSTNGSRAILNFRDQWPSIPGSFITTAFSFDHFVPQLSSGFGLLVMQDRAGVGHLRSTNIGFQYAYQFKVGKKLQFRPGMHFYRSTRSIDFNKLVFNDQISLSGTNPSSIEVPPLKKVSYTDFAASLLVYSEKYWGGFVIDHMTTPNQSIIDGVSLVPVKYTIHGGYKFYLNGKTSSYNEESITTAFNFRSQGKFDQLDFGLYWTKLPIVLGAWYRGIPLFKAYKKGYMNNDAIIVLVGYQWKNIKVGYTYDITISRLIANTLGSHEISLIFEFNQDQKLRKKTKKVIIPCPKY, encoded by the coding sequence ATGAAGATATTTCATAACATATTACTATTTTTTTTCATTCTTGTGAGCTTTGTTACAAATGCTCAGGATCCACAATTTTCACAATTTTATGCTTCACCACTATACCTGTCCCCTTCATTTGCGGGCTCAACAAATGGCAGTCGTGCAATTTTAAATTTTCGTGATCAATGGCCGTCTATTCCAGGATCTTTTATTACAACTGCTTTTTCATTTGACCATTTTGTACCACAACTCAGCAGTGGGTTTGGGTTACTTGTTATGCAGGACAGAGCAGGTGTAGGCCATTTAAGAAGCACTAATATAGGATTTCAATATGCATATCAGTTTAAAGTAGGAAAAAAACTACAATTCAGACCTGGAATGCATTTTTACAGAAGCACAAGAAGTATTGATTTTAATAAACTTGTATTTAACGACCAGATATCACTTTCAGGAACTAATCCAAGTTCTATAGAAGTACCACCATTAAAAAAAGTAAGCTATACAGACTTTGCAGCATCGCTACTTGTATATTCTGAGAAATACTGGGGAGGATTTGTTATTGACCATATGACTACTCCAAATCAATCAATAATAGATGGCGTAAGTTTAGTACCAGTTAAATATACTATTCACGGAGGCTATAAATTCTATCTGAATGGAAAAACAAGTTCTTATAACGAAGAAAGTATAACAACTGCTTTTAACTTTCGCTCACAAGGAAAATTTGACCAATTGGATTTTGGCTTATACTGGACTAAATTACCTATTGTTCTTGGAGCCTGGTATCGTGGCATTCCTCTTTTTAAAGCATATAAGAAAGGATATATGAATAATGATGCTATAATTGTTCTTGTTGGTTATCAGTGGAAAAACATAAAAGTAGGTTATACCTATGATATTACTATTTCACGATTAATCGCAAACACATTAGGTTCTCATGAAATTTCGTTAATTTTTGAATTTAACCAAGACCAGAAACTTCGCAAGAAAACAAAAAAAGTAATCATCCCTTGTCCAAAGTATTGA
- a CDS encoding PKD domain-containing protein — MNKVYKPVFIKSKSKAFILFYLFFIFSANLFSQDCNIVSKANDILPDKLCAPVTVVWEVTYRGVNNNGTPVNIQFNWDDGNPVQIIPAINTNPNPLIREWKATITHVYPQNGPLCNYLPEATLMVNGVLCTSSVQQQNVTVWDTDDHNGGHLEINPVIFPICVGNDGTVTFQDVSLWNCVPPVELDNPNDPTRWTQWIYGTNYTINNVLVGGMLHAYPFWGAVVPAIGPVLGPQPPNNVSLPVYSPNTALVNQFFEVTLRNWNYCNPYDDPNIPGPPVDLVNGDYPPIITTAMVLIVPYPDATIQPVGPFCSNAPPVTLTAATPGGTWSGTGITNTTTGQFSPSVAGPGTHTITYTVVNANGCAGVGTINITVWARPTINILPGTNLQVCPGDTLFLDGNPTPGDGTIITHLWTGNTGPLSSVNIQTPYFTTNTPGTYNLTYRVTDSNGCNRQQSVVINVTQVTANITPDPAQACAGINFQLNGNPSGGTGTYISHLWSGNITYINFTNIVNPVFNCSVAGSYNLTYIVSDNNGCIGTDNITITVSPVPIANAGSDDSICGSSYTLNAIPSFGTGLWTMLNGPGTLNFLNSGSSLSNVIASQFGTYDLIWQETFGPGCTDQDTVKITFIQQPITNAGVDDTLCGMSTTLNALASVGNGYWSQVSGPGTTTFGNTTNPITNINVNAFGMYSYRWFENNSFGCIDADTVNISFDVVPNPNFSPVDTSGCPPFSVTHINSTIGGNSYQWYYSDGNQSTAINPTHIFSNSGTIDIIYYIKMIATSTYGCKDSVTHQLTVHPLPVSNFLHNGIPSCSPVTVGFTNISSGATNYIWDFGDGTPTLTSNNPTHTFYNNTTLIQYYEVKLIAYNSFGCPDTSVKYVTVYPDPNYTIDVIPDTACHPANIQFITQPGASSYLWAFGDGTTQSTGFTTTHPYSNTGSTDQAFLIQLIGTSFFGCVDTSYVPVLIRPKPAAIFTIQNSSGCSPVTFNFNNNSTGATINKWYWGDGTNEIQNNANISHNYVNTTSLPITIFVSLVVYNTQGCSDSTSLPIVIYPNVQSIFVADTSGCSPISVHFQNQSYGATTFYWDFNDGTTSTQTNPDHIFVNTTLTAINYNISLIATSVYNCTDTTNKLLTVYPKPTVDINILQSTGCTPFSAQFNNTSTGATTFNWNFGDNTTSTSPNTTINHTYTNITNNPITYTTSLIISNSYNCSDSSSLSIIVNPEVNAIFIADTASCSPLNSQFTNLSMGAINYQWNFGDGTSSTLFQPTHEYINPSSVDQTFSAVLTAISAYGCTDTYSVNINVWAKPNASYTVSPYVQIFPNSIITIDNTSTPGPWSYAWNFGDGNTSNVIEPLNHSYSSYGKYIISLLVYSAHCSDTYIDSVSINAPSPVASFSVNEFGCEPLTIQFSNQSLYSNIFTWDFGDGGISHDENPTYTYYHAGDYSVKLFASGPGGQDSIGGGTVKVYPKPIALFTVTPTVVFIPDQSIECNNNSVNADIYTWNFGDGNTSNLENPTHKYIQEGEYTITLIVSTIHQCSDTLSLFRAVVAKSAGQIDFPSAFSPNPSGSNGGHYNPNDFNNDIFHPVFVGVDTYELTIYNRWGELIFETKEPNIGWDGYYRDKLCKQDVYVWKAKGKFIDGQTFFKAGDVTLIR, encoded by the coding sequence ATGAACAAGGTTTACAAACCAGTTTTTATTAAAAGTAAATCCAAAGCTTTTATTTTATTTTATTTATTTTTTATTTTTTCTGCTAATTTATTTTCACAAGATTGCAATATAGTATCAAAAGCAAATGATATTTTACCGGACAAACTTTGTGCACCGGTAACTGTTGTTTGGGAAGTAACTTACAGAGGTGTTAATAATAATGGAACACCTGTAAATATTCAATTTAATTGGGATGATGGAAATCCTGTACAAATAATTCCTGCAATAAATACAAACCCAAACCCTTTAATAAGAGAATGGAAAGCTACAATTACACATGTTTATCCACAAAATGGACCTTTATGTAATTATTTACCCGAAGCAACTTTAATGGTAAATGGAGTTTTGTGCACAAGTTCAGTTCAGCAACAAAATGTAACTGTATGGGATACTGACGATCATAACGGAGGACATTTAGAAATTAATCCTGTAATTTTCCCTATTTGTGTTGGAAACGATGGAACAGTTACTTTTCAGGATGTAAGTTTATGGAATTGTGTTCCCCCTGTAGAACTTGATAATCCTAACGATCCTACAAGATGGACTCAATGGATTTACGGAACAAATTACACAATAAATAATGTATTAGTTGGTGGTATGCTACATGCATATCCATTCTGGGGAGCAGTAGTGCCTGCAATAGGTCCGGTATTGGGACCACAACCACCAAATAACGTAAGCTTACCTGTTTATTCCCCAAATACAGCTTTAGTAAATCAATTTTTTGAAGTAACTCTTAGAAACTGGAACTATTGTAACCCATACGATGATCCAAATATTCCCGGACCACCTGTAGATTTAGTAAATGGAGATTATCCTCCAATTATCACAACAGCAATGGTTTTAATAGTACCTTATCCCGATGCTACCATTCAACCAGTTGGTCCCTTTTGCTCAAATGCGCCACCAGTAACTCTTACAGCAGCAACACCGGGAGGAACATGGTCTGGAACAGGAATCACAAACACAACTACCGGTCAATTCAGTCCTTCTGTTGCAGGTCCAGGCACACATACAATAACTTATACTGTTGTAAATGCAAATGGGTGTGCAGGAGTTGGAACAATAAACATTACGGTTTGGGCAAGACCAACTATTAATATATTACCAGGAACAAATTTACAGGTATGCCCCGGCGACACTTTATTTCTAGACGGAAATCCCACACCCGGTGATGGCACAATCATAACACATTTATGGACAGGAAATACAGGTCCATTAAGTTCTGTAAATATTCAGACACCATATTTTACAACTAACACACCAGGAACTTATAATTTAACATACAGGGTTACTGATTCTAATGGATGTAATCGTCAACAAAGTGTAGTAATTAATGTTACACAGGTAACTGCAAACATTACCCCTGACCCAGCTCAGGCATGTGCAGGTATTAATTTTCAATTAAACGGAAACCCTTCAGGCGGAACAGGGACATACATATCCCATTTATGGAGTGGAAATATAACATATATAAATTTTACAAATATTGTTAATCCTGTATTTAATTGTTCTGTTGCTGGAAGTTACAATCTTACATATATAGTATCTGATAATAACGGCTGCATAGGAACTGATAATATTACCATCACAGTTTCTCCGGTGCCCATTGCCAATGCAGGCTCAGATGACAGCATATGCGGTTCAAGTTACACACTAAATGCTATACCAAGTTTCGGAACAGGATTGTGGACGATGTTAAATGGACCCGGAACTTTAAATTTTTTAAATTCTGGTTCTTCATTAAGTAATGTTATTGCATCACAATTTGGAACATATGATTTAATATGGCAAGAAACTTTTGGACCCGGATGTACAGATCAGGATACAGTAAAAATTACTTTTATTCAACAACCCATAACAAATGCAGGTGTTGACGATACACTTTGTGGAATGTCAACAACATTAAATGCATTAGCATCTGTCGGAAATGGTTACTGGTCTCAAGTTTCCGGTCCCGGTACAACAACTTTTGGAAATACAACAAATCCCATAACAAATATTAATGTAAATGCATTCGGAATGTATTCATACAGGTGGTTTGAAAATAACAGTTTTGGGTGCATTGATGCCGATACCGTAAACATTAGTTTTGATGTAGTTCCAAACCCTAATTTCTCTCCTGTAGACACAAGTGGTTGCCCTCCTTTCTCGGTAACACATATTAACTCAACAATAGGCGGAAACTCTTATCAATGGTATTACAGTGACGGAAATCAATCCACAGCCATAAATCCAACTCATATATTCTCAAATTCCGGAACTATAGATATCATTTATTATATTAAAATGATTGCGACTTCAACATATGGATGTAAAGATTCTGTAACACATCAATTAACAGTTCACCCGCTTCCTGTTTCAAACTTTTTACATAATGGAATACCTTCATGCAGCCCAGTAACAGTAGGATTTACGAATATTTCTTCAGGTGCTACAAATTACATCTGGGATTTTGGAGATGGCACACCAACATTAACGTCTAATAACCCAACACATACTTTCTATAACAACACAACATTAATTCAATATTATGAAGTAAAACTAATTGCATATAATTCTTTTGGCTGCCCGGACACTTCTGTAAAATATGTTACGGTATACCCTGACCCTAATTACACTATTGACGTAATTCCCGACACAGCTTGCCATCCTGCCAATATTCAATTTATCACACAACCTGGTGCAAGTTCATATTTATGGGCATTTGGTGACGGAACAACCCAGTCAACTGGATTTACAACCACTCACCCTTATTCAAATACAGGTAGTACTGATCAGGCCTTTTTAATCCAACTTATAGGCACCTCATTTTTTGGTTGTGTTGACACTTCTTATGTACCTGTTCTAATAAGACCAAAACCCGCTGCAATTTTTACTATACAAAATTCCAGTGGTTGCTCACCTGTAACATTTAACTTTAACAATAATTCAACAGGGGCTACAATTAATAAATGGTACTGGGGTGATGGAACAAATGAAATACAAAACAATGCAAACATTAGTCACAATTATGTAAATACAACCAGTTTACCAATAACTATTTTCGTTAGTTTAGTAGTATACAACACTCAGGGTTGTTCAGATTCTACATCATTGCCTATTGTTATTTATCCTAATGTTCAATCAATTTTTGTAGCAGACACCAGCGGATGCTCTCCAATTTCAGTTCATTTCCAAAACCAATCCTATGGTGCAACTACATTTTATTGGGATTTTAATGATGGTACAACTTCCACTCAAACCAATCCAGATCATATTTTTGTAAACACAACATTAACTGCTATTAATTACAATATATCTCTTATTGCAACTTCTGTTTATAACTGTACTGATACTACAAATAAACTATTAACAGTTTACCCAAAGCCAACAGTTGATATTAACATTTTGCAATCAACAGGCTGTACACCATTTTCTGCACAGTTTAATAATACATCAACAGGAGCAACCACATTTAACTGGAATTTTGGTGATAACACAACTAGCACATCACCTAACACTACAATTAATCATACTTATACAAATATAACAAATAATCCTATCACCTACACTACCTCATTAATAATTTCAAATTCATATAACTGCAGCGACAGTTCCAGTTTATCCATTATTGTAAATCCTGAAGTAAATGCAATATTTATTGCAGATACTGCAAGTTGTTCGCCTTTAAATTCTCAGTTTACAAATTTATCAATGGGTGCTATTAATTACCAATGGAACTTTGGTGACGGCACAAGTTCAACTCTCTTTCAACCAACCCATGAATATATCAATCCTTCATCTGTTGATCAAACTTTCTCTGCTGTACTAACTGCTATTTCTGCCTATGGCTGTACAGATACTTATTCTGTAAACATTAATGTATGGGCAAAACCTAATGCTTCTTATACAGTTTCACCTTATGTACAGATATTTCCTAATTCGATTATAACAATAGACAATACAAGTACTCCAGGTCCATGGTCATACGCATGGAATTTTGGAGACGGAAATACATCTAATGTTATTGAACCTTTAAATCATTCTTATAGCAGCTATGGGAAATATATTATTTCGCTTTTGGTATATTCTGCACATTGCTCAGATACATATATTGATTCTGTTTCAATAAATGCACCATCACCTGTAGCATCTTTTTCAGTTAATGAATTTGGTTGCGAACCACTAACTATTCAATTTTCAAATCAAAGTTTATATTCTAATATTTTTACATGGGATTTTGGCGATGGAGGAATTTCACATGATGAGAACCCAACTTATACATATTACCATGCCGGTGATTACAGCGTTAAACTTTTTGCTTCAGGACCAGGTGGACAAGACTCTATAGGGGGTGGTACAGTTAAGGTCTACCCAAAACCAATAGCTTTATTTACTGTAACACCAACAGTTGTATTTATTCCTGATCAATCTATCGAATGTAATAACAATTCAGTAAATGCAGACATTTACACATGGAACTTTGGAGATGGAAATACTTCTAATTTAGAAAATCCGACTCATAAATATATACAGGAAGGAGAATATACTATTACGTTAATTGTTTCAACAATACACCAATGTTCAGATACTCTTTCATTATTCCGTGCTGTTGTTGCAAAATCAGCAGGTCAGATTGATTTCCCTAGTGCATTTTCCCCAAATCCATCAGGTTCAAATGGTGGACATTATAACCCAAATGATTTTAATAACGACATTTTTCATCCAGTATTTGTTGGAGTTGATACATACGAATTAACAATATATAACCGCTGGGGCGAATTAATTTTTGAAACAAAAGAACCCAATATTGGCTGGGATGGGTATTACAGAGATAAACTTTGCAAACAAGATGTTTATGTCTGGAAAGCAAAAGGAAAATTTATTGATGGTCAAACATTTTTTAAAGCAGGTGACGTAACACTAATAAGATAA
- a CDS encoding PD40 domain-containing protein: MNLLCFSNKEILSNNIPIKTGSKKTNSTIVNRIVFFSFSFMLLLISLESSSQIFGKNKLFNKKLETANLEFSYNNFHLALPIYNELHAMDSANTEVCYKLAACLFKVRRQTLESLPLFEKSKNDYSEAHYYLGQIYHRKMMFDKALEEYMEFKNNGEKPEISLDEVDYLMQKSVVAKEMILTKANASVTNFNNGINTPYAEYVPLLNPDETKLFFTSRRKGSTGDLLDPYYEYFEDIYVSEKSGTTWDTPVNISTPLNSETHDACVTLSKDGQQLYIYRTSKDQATGHIYVSQNNEGKWSEPKFFDAHINSENSAESSISISPDLATIYFSSNRPGGYGGKDIYRVTKMPDSTWSRPLNLGPTINTPYDEDAPFIHPDGISLYFSSKGHRNMGGYDIFKTTKNDNGQWSAAENLGFPVNSVMDDIYFIATFDGRQVYFSSNRDEGKGNMDIYKGEIIDPQTSQIILKGTVTTNEPEFMPVRATITIIDFDTKALQGIYRTSKNGKYILVVLPRKKYKVLIESDGYYPYSTEIDMTTKLSLDDLFKTISLKKIN; this comes from the coding sequence ATGAATCTATTATGTTTTTCTAACAAAGAAATCTTGTCAAATAATATACCGATTAAAACCGGCAGTAAAAAGACAAATAGCACAATCGTTAATAGGATTGTTTTTTTCTCATTCTCTTTTATGTTATTGTTAATATCATTGGAAAGCAGTTCTCAAATATTTGGAAAAAATAAGCTTTTCAATAAAAAGCTAGAAACTGCAAATCTTGAATTTTCATATAATAACTTTCACTTAGCATTACCAATTTATAATGAATTACATGCTATGGATTCAGCTAACACTGAAGTATGTTATAAGCTGGCAGCCTGCCTTTTTAAAGTAAGAAGGCAAACCTTGGAGTCACTTCCGTTATTTGAAAAATCTAAAAATGATTATTCAGAAGCTCATTATTATCTTGGTCAGATTTACCATAGAAAAATGATGTTTGATAAGGCACTTGAGGAGTATATGGAATTTAAAAACAATGGAGAAAAACCAGAAATCTCACTTGATGAAGTTGATTATTTAATGCAGAAATCTGTAGTTGCAAAAGAAATGATATTAACAAAAGCTAATGCTAGTGTAACAAATTTCAATAATGGAATTAACACACCATATGCTGAATATGTACCATTACTTAATCCCGATGAAACAAAATTATTTTTCACAAGTCGAAGAAAAGGAAGTACAGGTGATTTACTTGATCCATATTATGAATATTTCGAAGATATTTATGTTTCAGAAAAATCCGGAACAACTTGGGACACCCCTGTTAATATAAGTACACCATTAAATTCAGAAACACATGATGCATGTGTAACATTATCCAAAGACGGTCAACAATTATATATATACAGAACAAGTAAAGATCAGGCCACAGGTCATATATACGTATCACAGAATAATGAAGGAAAATGGTCAGAGCCAAAATTTTTTGATGCACATATTAATTCAGAAAACAGTGCAGAATCAAGCATTAGTATTTCGCCTGATTTAGCAACAATTTACTTCTCAAGCAATCGCCCAGGAGGATATGGTGGTAAAGATATTTATAGAGTAACCAAAATGCCTGATAGTACATGGAGTCGCCCTTTAAACCTTGGACCAACAATTAACACACCATATGATGAAGATGCTCCGTTTATTCATCCTGATGGTATAAGTCTTTACTTTAGTTCTAAAGGACATAGGAATATGGGAGGCTATGACATTTTTAAAACTACTAAAAATGACAACGGACAGTGGTCAGCTGCCGAAAATCTAGGCTTTCCTGTGAACTCTGTTATGGATGACATTTATTTTATTGCAACCTTTGATGGAAGACAAGTATACTTTTCATCAAACCGTGATGAAGGTAAGGGTAATATGGACATTTACAAAGGTGAGATTATTGATCCTCAAACCAGCCAGATTATTTTAAAAGGAACCGTAACAACCAACGAACCTGAGTTTATGCCTGTAAGAGCGACTATTACAATCATAGACTTTGACACTAAAGCATTACAGGGAATTTACAGAACGAGTAAGAACGGAAAATATATTTTAGTTGTTCTGCCAAGAAAAAAATATAAAGTGTTAATTGAATCAGATGGTTATTATCCTTACTCTACTGAAATTGATATGACAACAAAATTATCACTTGACGATTTATTTAAAACAATTAGTTTGAAGAAAATAAATTAA